Proteins from a genomic interval of Aspergillus flavus chromosome 7, complete sequence:
- a CDS encoding transcription factor hoxa13: protein MRDGRQALASIDSKQRTLITEARSPAMTTSDSGHASEGIVKDMGNKEVQPKSRNTSIFRWTLGLVVRLCIWYILLTPFFRCPAQLSDLNESSPRVCKPYLVARSYVEPHVLPFYNTYGAPYVEKARPYVGVLNEKVYTPAANVAKLGYDKYGAPALEQAHAYGSEQWEKQVAPLLQSAKDGASELYNAEVAPQVQRVTAVMSPYYQKANFAFKTTCVGYIQPFLSRTRPFIGKTYTSGQNVLTTTVMPYAQTSWSSVVYFVNSWLWPQVTGLYSENVEPQLVKIGQRLASYREGNQLRKVVDEVDNSSEQLVSVVPASSETSKIESTPTTSTTVVSSTSRALSPTELATQTREKIESDLRTWQEKFSVAADLGIEDLEERLYGLVGGYVNGGAENHGRSLLTALETAVEHELSAVKLRIGELTEALPSEHSPAEQTAQSELLKDIRQAAVVIRDRAHAIREWHSSFDQELVHRVSAAVNSTLDVLDSVRDLGLQEIGMRWAWMDGVTYKDWAKYHALKAQFEDWKGKFRKVGMRHPKLEDARALSDDILSRGMDVAEAAAKELARLKDVGRWKIAAREVSDNFDTRSGSPPPRPMPSEPSTPAPQEHYLDADSPNHKASMHRETGNASSAAQGAAESEDQALGLDDAPIAHDHVNSEGVELSNEELEPSEAPAESGGHIETGPLRAQQTDREEDTTKSTWGVAAAEAMSKQGVPEFEEVPENVYSALNSVRKNYAEVERSAGAGSSQSLEQEAHEQPDDSQNLHKPQAPSSSSAHYEAVENLVSELLAGKDPSFVQDVMDKLHAIYRTSHPASEPQKDIVANDRAASIPFSPATSMRVGGDSVKDSYEQPEAFTPVVESATSSAVYTPSEPAFPLESTQEQHAMIATNEGDLILDATETATYRIQNSDDNLEETPDRDGL, encoded by the exons atGCGCGACGGCAGGCAAGCGCTAGCATCTATTGACTCAAAACAAAGGACTCTAATTACCGAGGCGAGGTCGCCAGCGATGACCACCTCAGATAGCGGCCATGCCTCAGAAGGCATTGTTAAGGATATGGGAAATAAAGAGGTCCAACCGAAATCTAGAAACACAAGTATCTTCCGATGGACGCTCGGGTTGGTGGTGCG GCTTTGTATCTGGTATATATTGCTCACCCCATTTTTTCGATGCCCGGCTCAACTGTCGGATCTGAATGAGTCCTCTCCGCGAGTCTGCAAACCGTATCTCGTCGCCCGCTCCTATGTTGAGCCTCACGTTCTTCCATTCTACAACACCTACGGTGCCCCTTACGTTGAGAAAGCCCGTCCGTATGTAGGGGTTCTCAACGAGAAGGTTTATACGCCTGCCGCGAATGTTGCTAAGCTTGGCTATGATAAATACGGCGCACCTGCTTTGGAACAAGCCCATGCTTACGGATCTGAGCAGTGGGAGAAGCAAGTTGCTCCTCTTCTGCAATCCGCAAAGGATGGTGCGAGCGAGCTGTATAACGCCGAGGTAGCACCTCAAGTCCAAAGAGTCACGGCGGTGATGTCGCCTTACTATCAAAAGGCGAACTTTGCTTTTAAGACAACATGCGTTGGTTATATTCaacctttcctttctcggaCAAGACCCTTTATTGGAAAGACGTATACCTCTGGTCAAAATGTTCTAACAACCACCGTCATGCCCTATGCTCAAACATCATGGTCATCCGTTGTTTATTTTGTGAACAGCTGGCTTTGGCCACAAGTTACCGGTCTTTACTCGGAGAATGTTGAACCTCAATTAGTCAAAATCGGGCAGAGACTAGCCAGCTATCGTGAGGGAAATCAGCTGCGCAAGGttgtggatgaggttgacaA CTCTTCGGAACAACTGGTTAGTGTTGTTCCTGCGTCATCAGAAACCAGCAAAATCGAATCAACTCCCACAACTTCTACAACGGTGGTTTCATCTACATCTCGCGCATTGTCCCCTACAGAATTGGCAACACAAACTCGCGAGAAGATTGAATCAGACCTGCGAACTTGGCAGGAAAAGTTTTCTGTGGCTGCGGATTTAGGTATCGAAGATCTTGAAGAGCGCCTATACGGACTTGTTGGGGGTTATGTAAATGGCGGGGCCGAGAATCATGGGAGGAGCCTTCTTACGGCTCTGGAAACCGCTGTGGAACACGAACTCTCGGCTGTCAAGCTTCGTATAGGCGAGTTGACTGAGGCTTTGCCTAGTGAACATTCTCCAGCGGAGCAAACGGCGCAAAGTGAACTTCTTAAGGACATCAGACAAGCCGCAGTCGTCATTAGGGATCGCGCTCATGCTATCCGAGAATGGCACAGCTCATTTGATCAGGAGTTAGTGCATCGTGTCTCTGCCGCAGTAAATTCTACCCTAGATGTGCTTGACAGTGTGCGTGACCTGGGGCTTCAGGAAATAGGGATGCGCTGGGCTTGGATGGATGGTGTTACCTACAAAGATTGGGCAAAATATCATGCACTGAAAGCACAGTTTGAAGATTGGAAGGGTAAATTCCGGAAGGTCGGCATGCGCCATCCAAAATTGGAAGATGCCAGGGCACTCTCTGATGATATCTTATCTCGTGGAATGGATGTTGCCGAAGCTGCTGCGAAAGAACTTGCCAGGCTGAAAGATGTCGGTAGATGGAAGATTGCGGCGCGGGAAGTGAGTGACAACTTCGATACTAGGTCCggctctcctcctccacggCCAATGCCTAGTGAACCGTCTACACCCGCTCCCCAAGAGCATTACCTAGATGCAGACTCTCCAAATCACAAAGCTTCAATGCACCGTGAAACCGGCAACGCTAGCTCAGCGGCACAGGGTGCTGCGGAATCCGAAGACCAAGCGCTGGGTCTTGACGATGCACCTATAGCACATGACCATGTCAACTCGGAAGGGGTGGAATTATCGAACGAAGAACTAGAACCGTCTGAAGCTCCTGCGGAATCTGGTGGTCATATAGAGACCGGTCCACTCAGAGCACAGCAAACCGACAGGGAGGAAGACACCACGAAATCAACTTGGGGTGTAGCTGCGGCTGAAGCTATGTCGAAACAAGGCGTACCTGAATTCGAGGAAGTTCCTGAAAATGTTTACAGTGCTCTAAACAGTGTTCGTAAAAACTATGCGGAAGTTGAAAGATCAGCTGGAGCGGGATCATCCCAGTCGCTCGAGCAGGAGGCTCACGAACAACCCGATGACTCTCAAAACCTTCATAAGCCGCAAGCTCCAAGCTCCTCGAGTGCTCATTACGAAGCTGTTGAAAACCTCGTCTCTGAGCTGCTCGCCGGGAAAGATCCTTCTTTTGTCCAGGACGTGATGGACAAACTACACGCTATTTATAGAACCTCACACCCCGCGTCCGAACCACAAAAAGATATTGTTGCAAACGATAGGGCCGCTTCCATTCCATTTTCACCGGCTACTAGCATGCGCGTTGGTGGAGACTCCGTGAAGGATAGCTATGAACAACCTGAGGCATTTACCCCTGTTGTGGAATCTGCCACTAGCAGTGCTGTTTACACCCCAAGTGAGCCTGCTTTTCCGTTGGAAAGTACACAGGAACAGCATGCAATGATTGCTACCAACGAAGGCGACTTGATTCTGGACGCCACTGAGACTGCCACATATCGTATACAGAACTCGGACGACAACCTTGAAGAGACGCCTGATAGAGACGGCCTATGA
- a CDS encoding acetyl-CoA carboxylase encodes MAHVNGTSTAQYNLPSHFIGGNHLEAAAPSSVKDFVAKHGGHSVISSVLIANNGIAAVKEIRSVRKWAYETFGNERAIQFTVMATPEDLRANADYIRMADQYVEVPGGTNNNNYANVELIVDVAERMDVHAVWAGWGHASENPRLPESLAASPKKILFIGPPASAMRSLGDKISSTIVAQHAGVPCIPWSGTGVEEVKVDDKGIVTVEDEVYNRGCTFSPEEGLQKAKEIGFPVMIKASEGGGGKGIRKVESEEDFVNLYNAAANEIPGSPIFIMKLAGNARHLEVQLLADQYGNNISLFGRDCSVQRRHQKIIEEAPVTIAKPTTFQAMERAAVSLGKLVGYVSAGTVEYLYSHADDKFYFLELNPRLQVEHPTTEMVSGVNLPAAQLQIAMGIPLHRIRDIRLLYGVDPNTSSEIDFDFSNEESYKTQRRPQPKGHTTACRITSEDPGEGFKPSSGTMHELNFRSSSNVWGYFSVGTAGGIHSFSDSQFGHIFAYGENRSASRKHMVIALKELSIRGDFRTTVEYLIKLLETPAFEDNTITTGWLDQLITNKLTAERPDPIVAVLCGAVTKAHQASEAGVEEYRKGLEKGQVPSKDVLKTVFPVDFIYEGLRYKFTATRASLDSYHLFINGSKCSVGVRALADGGLLVLLDGRSHNVYWKEEAAATRLSVDGKTCLLEQENDPTQLRTPSPGKLVKFTVENGEHVRAGQAFAEVEVMKMYMPLIAQEDGIVQLIKQPGATLEAGDILGILALDDPSRVKHAQPFTGQLPDLGPPQVVGNKPPQRFFLLHSILENILRGFDNQVIMGTTLKELVEVLRDPELPYGEWNAQSSALHSRMPQRLDTQLQNIVDRARARKTEFPAKQLQKTIARFIEENLNPADAEILRTTLLPLEQVINKYIDGLKTNEFNVFIGLLEQYYDVEKLFSGRNTRDEDAILKLRDEHKDDIISVVQTVLSHSRIGAKNNLILAILAMYRPNQPGVGNVSKHFKPILQKLTELESRSAAKVTLKAREVLIQCALPSLEERLSQMELILRSSVVESRYGETGWDHREPDFGVLKEVVDSKYTVFDVLPRFFVHQDAWVTLAALEVYVRRAYRAYTLKGIQYHSSGEPPLLSWDFTLDKLGQPEFGGVTSTHPSTPSTPTTESNPFRRLNSISDMSYLVNDGSNEPTRKGVLLPVQYLEDAEEYLPRALEVFPRAGSKAKKPSDNGLLATLEGKRRPAPRIESDNELTGVCNIAIRDVEDLDDTQIVSQINGILADVKDELLARRIRRVTFICGKNGIYPGYYTFRGPTYEEDESIRHSEPALAFQLELGRLSKFKIKPVFTENRNIHVYEAIGKGPESDKALDKRYFVRAVVRPGRLRDDIPTAEYLISEADRLMNDILDALEIIGNNNSDLNHIFINFSPVFNLQPKDVEEALAGFLDRFGRRLWRLRVTGAEIRILCTDPTTGVPYPLRVIITNTYGFIIQVELYIEKKSEKGEWVFHSIGGTNKLGSMHLRPVSTPYPTKEWLQPKRYKAHLMGTQYVYDFPELFRQAFQNSWTKAIAKVPSLAEQRPPVGECIDYTELVLDDTDNLVEISRGPGTNTHGMVGWLVTARTPEYPRGRRFIIVANDITFQIGSFGPQEDKFFHKCTELARKLGIPRIYLSANSGARIGMADELIPYFSVAWNDPGKPEAGFKYLYLTPEVKEKFDASKKKEVITELINDEGEERHKITTIIGAKDGLGVECLKGSGLIAGATSKAYEDIFTITLVTCRSVGIGAYLVRLGQRAIQVEGQPIILTGAPAINKLLGREVYTSNLQLGGTQIMYRNGVSHMTANDDFEGVQKIVEWMSFVPDRKGSPNPIRPWSDNWDRDIEYHPPPKQAYDPRWLIAGKEDEEGFLPGLFDAGSFEEALGGWARTVVVGRARLGGIPMGVIAVETRSVENVTPADPANPDSMEMISTEAGGVWYPNSAFKTAQALRDFNNGEQLPVMILANWRGFSGGQRDMYNEVLKYGSYIVDALVKYEQPIFVYIPPFGELRGGSWVVIDPTINPDQMEMYADEEARGGVLEPEGIVNIKYRRDKQLDTMARLDATYGELRRSLEDSSLSKEQLSEIKTKMAAREEQLLPVYLQIALQFADLHDRAGRMEAKNTIRRPLTWKNARRFFYWRVRRRLSEELILKRMVAAAPSPAPRDASSGAIPTTPAGNVSSTESARSTHLHTLRTWTGMLDDELERDDQRVALWYEENKKLIQTKIESLKTESVAADVAQLLIGNKDGGLKGVQQVLSMLPVEEKEAVLKYLSS; translated from the exons ATGGCCCACGTCAACGGAACCTCGACAGCCCAATACAACCTCCCCTCACATTTTATCGGTGGTAACCACCTTGAAGCTGCAGCGCCAAGCAGTGTTAAGGACTTTGTGGCCAAGCATGGCGGTCATTCAGTAATTAGTTCG GTTTTGATTGCCAACAATGGTATCGCAGCTGTGAAAGAAATCCGTTCGGTCCGGAAATGGGCCTACGAAACATTCGGCAATGAACGTGCGATTCAGTTTACGGTGATGGCAACGCCAGAAGATTTGCGGGCAAATGCAGACTATATCCGTATGGCGGACCAATATGTTGAG GTTCCGGGGGGCACAAATAACAACAACTATGCGAACGTCGAGCTGATCGTTGATGTTGCCGAACGAATGGACGTCCACGCGGTTTGGGCCGGATGGGGTCATGCTTCTGAAAACCCCCGCTTACCTGAGTCTCTCGCTGCTTCTcccaagaagatcctttTCATTGGACCACCGGCCTCGGCCATGCGCTCACTGGGTGATAAGATTTCGTCCACAATTGTCGCTCAACATGCTGGTGTGCCTTGCATCCCGTGGTCCGGAACTGGTGTCGAGGAGGTGAAGGTCGACGACAAGGGCATTGTCACtgtcgaagatgaagtttatAACCGCGGCTGCACCTTCTCACCGGAGGAAGGTCTCCAGAAAGCCAAGGAAATTGGTTTCCCTGTGATGATCAAGGCCTCcgaaggtggaggaggaaagggtaTCCGTAAAGTTGAAAGTGAAGAGGACTTCGTTAACTTGTACAATGCCGCCGCGAATGAAATTCCTGGATCCCCGATTTTCATTATGAAGCTTGCTGGAAATGCCCGCCACTTGGAAGTTCAGCTGCTGGCCGATCAGTACGGCAACAACATCTCCTTGTTTGGCAGAGATTGCTCGGTCCAACGGCGACACCAGAAGATCATTGAAGAGGCTCCCGTAACAATCGCCAAACCCACGACATTCCAGGCTATGGAGCGTGCGGCTGTCAGCCTCGGAAAGCTGGTTGGTTACGTGTCAGCTGGTACCGTGGAATATCTGTACTCCCATGCAGATGACAAGTTCTACTTCTTGGAACTGAATCCTCGTCTCCAGGTCGAGCACCCTACAACTGAAATGGTTTCGGGTGTCAACTTGCCAGCTGCCCAACTTCAGATTGCTATGGGTATTCCCCTGCACCGGATTCGCGACATCCGCTTGCTCTATGGTGTGGACCCGAACACATCTTCCGAGATTGACTTCGACTTCTCCAACGAAGAAAGCTACAAGACGCAACGCCGCCCGCAACCTAAGGGACATACGACTGCTTGCCGTATTACCTCCGAAGATCCCGGCGAGGGCTTCAAGCCTTCCAGTGGTACCATGCACGAACTGAACTTCCGCAGTTCGTCTAATGTTTGGGGTTACTTCTCTGTCGGTACAGCCGGAGGTATTCACAGTTTCTCAGACAGTCAGTTCGGTCATATCTTCGCCTATGGTGAGAATCGTTCTGCGTCAAGGAAACACATGGTTATCGCCTTGAAGGAATTGAGTATCCGTGGTGATTTCCGGACGACTGTCGAGTACTTGATCAAGCTACTGGAAACTCCTGCATTCGAGGACAACACAATCACGACTGGATGGCTTGATCAGCTGATCACCAATAAACTCACTGCTGAACGCCCTGATCCCATTGTTGCCGTGCTGTGTGGTGCGGTTACTAAGGCACACCAGGCCAGCGAAGCAGGTGTAGAGGAGTACCGGAAGGGTCTCGAGAAGGGTCAAGTGCCCTCGAAGGACGTTTTGAAGACCGTTTTCCCTGTTGATTTCATTTACGAAGGTCTGCGCTACAAATTCACCGCCACTAGAGCAAGCTTGGACAGCTACCACCTGTTCATTAACGGATCCAAGTGCTCTGTCGGCGTCCGTGCGTTGGCCGATGGTGGCTTGCTGGTCCTCCTCGACGGTCGCAGCCACAACGTCTACTGGAAGGAGGAAGCGGCTGCGACACGCCTCAGTGTCGATGGTAAGACCTGCCTGCTAGAGCAGGAGAACGACCCGACACAGCTCCGCACGCCATCTCCCGGAAAACTTGTCAAGTTCACTGTTGAGAATGGTGAGCACGTCCGGGCTGGTCAGGCCTTCGCTGAAGTCGAGGTGATGAAGATGTACATGCCTTTGATCGCTCAGGAAGATGGAATTGTCCAATTGATCAAGCAGCCTGGTGCTACTTTGGAGGCCGGTGATATCCTCGGTATCCTCGCTTTGGATGATCCTTCCCGCGTTAAACATGCCCAGCCGTTCACCGGGCAGTTGCCGGATCTTGGACCTCCTCAGGTTGTGGGTAACAAGCCTCCACAGAGGTTCTTCCTGCTCCATAGCATCCTGGAAAACATTCTGCGAGGATTTGATAACCAAGTAATCATGGGTACTACGCTCAAGGAGCTTGTGGAAGTCCTTCGGGACCCTGAGCTTCCCTACGGAGAGTGGAATGCTCAATCCTCTGCTCTGCACTCTCGTATGCCTCAGAGACTGGACACTCAGCTTCAAAACATTGTCGATCGTGCACGCGCCCGCAAGACTGAATTCCCAGCCAAGCAGCTTCAGAAGACTATTGCTCGATTTATTGAAGAAAATCTCAATCCCGCGGATGCTGAAATCCTGAGAACAACTCTCTTGCCTCTGGAGCAAGTCATCAACAAGTATATCGACGGACTGAAGACCAACGAATTCAATGTCTTCATTGGACTCTTGGAGCAATACTACGATGTGGAGAAGCTATTCTCCGGTCGCAACACTCGTGACGAAGATGCTATCCTGAAACTCCGAGACGAGCATAAGGATGATATTATTAGCGTTGTCCAGACTGTGCTCTCCCATAGTCGCATTGGTGCCAAGAATAACCTGATCCTTGCCATTCTGGCAATGTACCGTCCCAACCAACCTGGCGTCGGCAACGTTAGCAAGCACTTCAAGCCGATCCTCCAGAAACTCACAGAACTCGAATCCCGATCCGCCGCTAAGGTCACTCTGAAGGCACGTGAGGTTCTCATCCAGTGCGCTCTTCCCTCTTTGGAGGAACGTCTCTCGCAAATGGAACTAATTTTGCGTTCCTCGGTTGTTGAGTCGCGCTACGGTGAGACCGGTTGGGACCATCGCGAACCCGATTTCGGCGTGTTGAAGGAGGTGGTCGATTCGAAGTACACTGTTTTCGATGTGCTGCCTCGATTCTTCGTGCATCAAGATGCGTGGGTCACGCTGGCTGCTCTCGAGGTCTATGTTCGCCGTGCCTACCGTGCCTACACCTTGAAAGGCATTCAGTATCACTCTTCCGGCGAGCCGCCCCTGCTGTCGTGGGACTTCACCCTTGATAAGCTTGGACAACCTGAGTTTGGCGGCGTCACGTCTACACACCCGTCGACTCCAAGCACCCCAACAACCGAGAGCAATCCCTTCCGCAGGCTGAACTCCATCAGTGACATGTCCTATCTGGTCAATGATGGAAGCAACGAGCCTACCAGAAAGGGTGTCCTTCTTCCAGTTCAGTACTTGGAGGATGCAGAGGAATACCTCCCTAGAGCCCTGGAGGTCTTTCCTCGGGCTGGCTCaaaggccaagaagcctTCTGATAATGGCCTTCTTGCCACACTGGAGGGCAAGCGTCGACCAGCTCCTCGAATTGAAAGCGACAACGAGTTGACTGGTGTTTGCAATATCGCTATCCGCGATGTTGAAGACCTTGACGACACACAGATTGTCTCTCAAATTAATGGAATTCTGGCTGATGTCAAGGATGAGTTGCTTGCTCGTCGCATCCGCCGTGTGACTTTTATCTGTGGCAAGAATGGCATCTACCCAGGTTACTACACCTTCCGAGGACCTACTtacgaggaggatgagagcATCCGTCACAGCGAGCCTGCCCTGGCGTTCCAGCTGGAACTCGGCCGTTTGTCCAAGTTTAAGATCAAGCCAGTGTTCACAGAAAACCGTAACATTCACGTCTATGAAGCGATTGGTAAGGGTCCGGAGAGTGACAAAGCATTGGACAAGCGGTACTTTGTGCGTGCGGTAGTGCGTCCGGGCCGCCTTCGTGACGATATCCCTACGGCTGAGTATCTGATCTCCGAGGCTGACCGACTGATGAACGATATCTTGGATGCTCTCGAGATCATTGGCAACAACAACTCTGATTTGaaccacatcttcatcaacttCTCTCCTGTGTTCAACCTGCAGCCGAAGGACGTCGAGGAGGCTCTGGCTGGCTTCTTGGATCGTTTCGGCCGTCGCCTCTGGCGACTTCGCGTCACTGGTGCTGAAATCCGTATCCTGTGCACTGACCCCACCACCGGAGTCCCATACCCTCTGCGTGTGATCATCACCAACACCTATGGTTTCATCATTCAGGTGGAACTCTACATTGAGAAGAAGTCCGAAAAGGGCGAATGGGTCTTCCACAGCATTGGTGGTACCAACAAGCTCGGATCCATGCATTTGCGCCCTGTCTCCACGCCCTACCCCACCAAGGAGTGGCTCCAACCTAAGCGGTACAAGGCTCATCTGATGGGCACTCAATATGTGTACGATTTCCCTGAGCTCTTCAGACAAGCATTCCAGAATAGCTGGACCAAAGCCATCGCAAAGGTGCCATCATTGGCGGAGCAGCGCCCTCCCGTTGGTGAATGCATCGACTACACGGAGCTTGTGCTGGATGACACTGACAACCTGGTGGAAATCTCGAGAGGCCCTGGTACGAACACGCACGGTATGGTTGGTTGGCTCGTGACTGCCCGTACTCCTGAATATCCTCGTGGACGGCGATTCATCATCGTTGCCAATGATATCACATTCCAAATTGGATCGTTTGGTCCACAGGAGGACAAGTTCTTCCACAAGTGTACTGAGCTGGCAAGAAAGCTTGGCATTCCTCGTATCTACCTTTCTGCCAACTCGGGTGCTCGTATCGGAATGGCTGATGAGCTGATTCCCTACTTCTCGGTCGCTTGGAATGATCCTGGAAAACCCGAGGCTGGGTTCAAGTACCTCTACCTGACTCCCGAGGTCAAGGAGAAGTTCGACGCgagcaaaaagaaggaagttATCACTGAGTTGATAAACGATGAAGGTGAAGAGCGGCACAAGATCACCACTATCATCGGTGCAAAGGACGGCCTTGGTGTTGAGTGTCTTAAGGGCTCTGGTCTAATTGCAGGTGCTACCTCCAAGGCCTACGAAgacatcttcaccatcactCTGGTCACTTGCCGTTCGGTTGGTATCGGTGCCTATCTCGTCCGTCTCGGACAAAGAGCTATCCAGGTCGAGGGCCAGCCAATTATCCTCACAGGTGCTCCGGCTATTAACAAGCTGTTGGGCAGAGAGGTCTACACATCCAACCTCCAACTTGGTGGAACGCAGATTATGTATAGGAACGGAGTTTCGCACATGACTGCGAATGATGATTTCGAAGGTGTGCAGAAGATTGTGGAATGGATGTCCTTCGTTCCTGACAGGAAGGGATCACCCAATCCCATCCGTCCTTGGTCGGACAATTGGGACCGTGACATCGAGTACCACCCTCCGCCCAAGCAGGCCTATGACCCTCGCTGGCTCATTGCCGGtaaagaggatgaggagggcTTCCTTCCAGGCTTGTTTGATGCGGGATCTTTCGAAGAAGCTCTTGGTGGCTGGGCTCGtactgttgttgttggtcgCGCGCGACTGGGTGGTATCCCTATGGGTGTCATCGCTGTTGAGACCCGCTCGGTGGAGAACGTTACTCCAGCCGACCCGGCCAACCCTGACTCGATGGAGATGATCAGCACCGAAGCCGGTGGAGTGTGGTACCCCAACTCTGCCTTCAAGACAGCCCAAGCCCTTCGTGACTTCAACAATGGTGAACAACTGCCTGTCATGATCCTGGCCAACTGGAGGGGTTTCTCAGGTGGACAGCGCGATATGTACAACGAGGTTCTGAAGTATGGGTCATACATCGTCGATGCTTTGGTCAAATATGAGCAGCCCATCTTCGTCTACATCCCGCCCTTCGGTGAACTCCGTGGTGGTTCTTGGGTCGTCATTGACCCTACAATCAATCCAGACCAAATGGAGATGTACGCTGATGAGGAAGCTCGCGGTGGTGTTCTTGAGCCTGAGGGTATTGTTAACATCAAATACCGCCGTGACAAGCAGTTGGATACCATGGCTCGCCTGGATGCTACTTATGGTGAGCTCCGACGCTCTCTGGAAGACTCGTCGCTCAGTAAAGAGCAGCTGTCGGAGATCAAGACTAAGATGGCTGCCCGCGAGGAGCAACTTCTGCCCGTCTATTTGCAGATTGCTCTGCAGTTTGCTGATCTTCATGATCGTGCTGGCCGCATGGAGGCCAAGAACACTATTCGCCGGCCGCTCACCTGGAAGAACGCACGTCGATTCTTCTACTGGCGTGTGCGTCGCCGTCTCAGCGAGGAACTTATCCTCAAGCGCATGGTTGCTGCGGCACCGTCTCCCGCACCCCGCGACGCCAGCAGTGGTGCCATCCCGACCACCCCAGCCGGAAACGTCTCTTCTACTGAATCCGCTCGCTCGACTCACCTTCACACCCTGCGTACCTGGACTGGAATGCTTGATGACGAGTTGGAGCGTGATGACCAACGTGTGGCCTTGTGGTAtgaggagaacaagaagctAATCCAGACAAAGATTGAATCCCTCAAGACCGAGTCCGTTGCTGCAGATGTTGCGCAATTGCTTATCGGCAACAAGGACGGTGGATTGAAGGGTGTCCAGCAGGTTCTGAGCATGCTGCCtgtcgaagagaaggaagctgTTCTTAAGTACCTTTCGTCATAA
- a CDS encoding uncharacterized protein (of unknown function-domain containing protein) → MAQKAAKTLATRNASLLLRTHITTLCLHAAFLLLHWIFNRPRSLTPYITFACPTLAIEFYLDRLGRPRYNPADGSLRSPGEDLGAAGLTEYMWDVLYWTWGCIGAVCVFGDRAWWLWIVVPLYSVWLAYTTFTGMKSGLAGMGGTEPAVTESKRQKKMEKRGGQRVQYR, encoded by the exons ATGGCACAA AAAGCAGCAAAAACCCTCGCGACTCGAAATGCCTCCcttttactccgtacccaTATAACTACTCTTTGTCTTCATGCGgccttcctccttctccactGGATATTCAACCGCCCCCGCTCGTTAACGCCTTATATTACCTTTGCATGTCCGACTCTGGCTATCGAATTCTATCTGGACCGCCTGGGCCGTCCACGCTATAATCCAGCTGATGGCTCACTTCGCTCCCCTGGAGAGGACCTTGGGGCGGCCGGTTTAACGGAATATATGTGGGATGTCTTGTATTGGACGTGGGGCTGTATTGGCGCGGTCTGTGTCTTTGGCGATCGCGCCTGGTGGCTGTGGATTGTGGTGCCCCTGTATTCCGTCTGGCTGGCATATACCACGTTCACGGGAATGAAGAGCGGACTTGCCGGGATGGGCGGAACAGAACCAGCTGTTACGGAGAGTAAGAGGCAgaagaaaatggagaaaagaggaggcCAGCGAGTACAGTATCGATGA